Proteins encoded in a region of the Neodiprion virginianus isolate iyNeoVirg1 chromosome 2, iyNeoVirg1.1, whole genome shotgun sequence genome:
- the LOC124299117 gene encoding tumor protein p63-regulated gene 1-like protein isoform X2: MDDSSLDEGPSVDFGRATLEIAKENEASHQSQGETSSRNTAPEITSANNVPGVAQTPKNVTTLPFKRLDAHTFFSDRNDVVERAIKDCTDTLTKDVDGEIIGCWLLTQISLWDTEKERLVLLTQNALFSVKYDFISLKALEFSRVPLSEIDTVVNGELVYPPTSLVPRLNGLAEGVSSIFHNAVRQQWSSFTARSSFGEFESRGRNMVGLQLMWNKGKPLPLEKKWNPFVKNIPWLTFASHPLFWHKGTDLEKMKFDVEGLHAALVSLIGENCHVVSNSIVLENYLGLGALLHNRNALGFFKIRGKVSF; encoded by the exons ATGGATGACAGCTCGCTAGATGAAGGCCCATCAGTAGATTTTGGTCGTGCGACTTTAGAAATTGCCAAAGAAAATGAAGCTTCTCACCAAAGTCAAGGAGAGACTTCCTCCAGAAATACTG CTCCAGAAATTACAAGTGCCAATAATGTGCCCGGAGTAGCGCAGACACCAAAAAATGTCACCACTCTACCATTCAAACGTCTTGATGCCCACacttttttctcagatagGAATGATGTTGTGGAAAGAGCTATTAAAGATTGTACTGATACTTTAACCAAAGATGTAGATGGAGAAATCATTGGCTGCTGGCTTTTGACACA GATCAGTCTCTGGGATACAGAAAAAGAAAGGCTTGTCTTATTGACACAAAATGCACTCTTCTCAGTTAAATATGACTTCATATCACTCAAGGCATTGGAATTTAGTAGAGTACCTTTGTCAGAGATCGATACAGTTGTAAATGGAGAACTTGTTTACCCACCAACATCACTTGTACC GCGATTAAATGGCTTAGCAGAGGGTGTATCGTCTATCTTTCATAACGCTGTTCGCCAACAGTGGTCATCCTTCACTGCACGCTCCAGTTTTGGGGAATTTGAGTCTAG AGGACGAAATATGGTTGGGTTACAACTTATGTGGAACAAAGGAAAGCCTTTACCTTTAGAAAAGAAATGGAACCcattcgttaaaaatattccgtGGCTTACATTTGCCAGCCATCCGTTATTCTGGCATAAGG GTACAGATCTGGAAAAAATGAAGTTTGATGTGGAGGGATTGCATGCGGCGCTAGTCAGTTTAATAGGAGAAAATTGTCATGTCGTTTCTAATTCAATCGTACTAGAAAATTATTTAGGTCTAGGAGCGCTGTTGCATAATAGAAATGCTCtaggattttttaaaattcgtgGCAAAGTTAGTTTTTAA
- the LOC124299117 gene encoding tumor protein p63-regulated gene 1-like protein isoform X3 yields the protein MCGIIVIVSSLDEGPSVDFGRATLEIAKENEASHQSQGETSSRNTAPEITSANNVPGVAQTPKNVTTLPFKRLDAHTFFSDRNDVVERAIKDCTDTLTKDVDGEIIGCWLLTQISLWDTEKERLVLLTQNALFSVKYDFISLKALEFSRVPLSEIDTVVNGELVYPPTSLVPGRNMVGLQLMWNKGKPLPLEKKWNPFVKNIPWLTFASHPLFWHKGTDLEKMKFDVEGLHAALVSLIGENCHVVSNSIVLENYLGLGALLHNRNALGFFKIRGKVSF from the exons CTCGCTAGATGAAGGCCCATCAGTAGATTTTGGTCGTGCGACTTTAGAAATTGCCAAAGAAAATGAAGCTTCTCACCAAAGTCAAGGAGAGACTTCCTCCAGAAATACTG CTCCAGAAATTACAAGTGCCAATAATGTGCCCGGAGTAGCGCAGACACCAAAAAATGTCACCACTCTACCATTCAAACGTCTTGATGCCCACacttttttctcagatagGAATGATGTTGTGGAAAGAGCTATTAAAGATTGTACTGATACTTTAACCAAAGATGTAGATGGAGAAATCATTGGCTGCTGGCTTTTGACACA GATCAGTCTCTGGGATACAGAAAAAGAAAGGCTTGTCTTATTGACACAAAATGCACTCTTCTCAGTTAAATATGACTTCATATCACTCAAGGCATTGGAATTTAGTAGAGTACCTTTGTCAGAGATCGATACAGTTGTAAATGGAGAACTTGTTTACCCACCAACATCACTTGTACC AGGACGAAATATGGTTGGGTTACAACTTATGTGGAACAAAGGAAAGCCTTTACCTTTAGAAAAGAAATGGAACCcattcgttaaaaatattccgtGGCTTACATTTGCCAGCCATCCGTTATTCTGGCATAAGG GTACAGATCTGGAAAAAATGAAGTTTGATGTGGAGGGATTGCATGCGGCGCTAGTCAGTTTAATAGGAGAAAATTGTCATGTCGTTTCTAATTCAATCGTACTAGAAAATTATTTAGGTCTAGGAGCGCTGTTGCATAATAGAAATGCTCtaggattttttaaaattcgtgGCAAAGTTAGTTTTTAA
- the LOC124297995 gene encoding C1GALT1-specific chaperone 1-like, with protein MVFLLVKTKAVFFIGFTIGGILALILMLAEDLISTKPVCNVRPSRLYRNLEEKESEVQGQSYRKWLRLQNVKISKADMDELMYAKKYHTAATNSPILESDWLKSKIHITCVVFVEKIKLANAIKNTWAPHCNRIYYFGAEKDKRIPIIKFDIKLTSSWQLLCESIRYIWHDVSNYKISLDTQAKDKIEWLIFVKDDTMVIPENLRYFVAPMDFDKGYYLGHPITLWQQAYNVAQAGYVLSKGSFLKIVSNFNTTEKCATGGKYWKKEDYDLGKHLGSMGIYPLDTRNEDLSGIFHGYSLQSLLWGVAKSGSYWTHSLYPIGPDCCSPRSITFSAGVPDEMYNTYYMLYRLNVYKGNGTYGNQPAATDIPDQEMWKIILEEEFNITNINQISSQQYYKIWRDRYSEPEQFIKNNYKNMPDVLSSLLTAYEAEKKLDQNNTLI; from the exons ATGGTTTTTCTGCTAGTAAAAACTAAAGCCGTATTCTTCATCGGCTTTACAATTGGTGGGATTCTTGCACTGATCTTAATGTTAGCTGAAGATTTAATTAGTACCAAACCTGTTTGCAATGTGAGACCATCAAGATTGTACAGAAATCTAGAGGAAAAGGAGAGCGAGGTACAGGGACAGAGCTACCGAAAGTGGCTGCGCcttcaaaatgtaaaaatctCTAAAGCTGACATGGATGAATTGATGTATGCCAAAAAATACCATACAGCAGCAACAAATAGTCCAATCTTAGAGTCAGATTGgctgaaatcaaaaattcatattacaTGTGTAGTATTCGTCGAAAAGATCAAGCTTGCCAATGCCATAAAAAATACTTGGGCACCACATTGCAACAGGATATATTACTTCGGAGCTGAAAAGGATAAACGAATTCCTATAATCAAATTCGACATAAAACTTACATCTTCTTGGCAACTTCTCTGTGAATCAATAAGATATATCTGGCACGACGtatcaaattataaaatatccTTAGACACCCAAGCCAAAGACAAAATAGAATGGTTGATTTTTGTGAAAGATGATACAATGGTTATACCAGAAAATTTAAGGTACTTTGTAGCTCCGATGGATTTTGACAAAGGCTACTATTTGGGTCACCCCATCACTCTATGGCAACAAGCGTACAATGTAGCACAGGCAGGCTATGTCCTTAGCAAGGGCTCGTTTCTGAAAATTGTATCCAACTTCAATACCACAGAAAAGTGTGCCACTGGTGGTAAATATTGGAAGAAAGAAGATTATGATCTTG GAAAACACTTGGGGTCTATGGGTATTTATCCATTGGATACTAGAAATGAAGATTTGAGTGGGATCTTCCATGGCTATTCGCTACAAAGTCTTTTGTGGGGTGTAGCCAAATCTGGTAGCTATTGGACCCATTCCCTATATCCTATAGGGCCTGATTGCTGCTCGCCTAGATCGATAACGTTCAGTGCAGGAGTGCCGGATGAAATGTACAACACATATTATATGCTTTACCGCCTTAATGTTTACAAAGGGAATGGTACTTACGGTAATCAACCAGCGGCTACGGATATTCCGGACCAAGAG ATGTGGAAGATTATACTTGAGGAAGAATTCAACATCACTAATATAAATCAAATATCCAGCCAgcaatattacaaaatttggCGCGATAGATACTCGGAACCAGAACAATTCATTaagaataattacaaaaacatGCCTGATGTATTGAGCTCACTACTCACAGCTTAtgaagctgaaaaaaaattagatcaaAATAATACATTAATATAG
- the LOC124299117 gene encoding tumor protein p63-regulated gene 1-like protein isoform X1, with the protein MCGIIVIVSSLDEGPSVDFGRATLEIAKENEASHQSQGETSSRNTAPEITSANNVPGVAQTPKNVTTLPFKRLDAHTFFSDRNDVVERAIKDCTDTLTKDVDGEIIGCWLLTQISLWDTEKERLVLLTQNALFSVKYDFISLKALEFSRVPLSEIDTVVNGELVYPPTSLVPRLNGLAEGVSSIFHNAVRQQWSSFTARSSFGEFESRGRNMVGLQLMWNKGKPLPLEKKWNPFVKNIPWLTFASHPLFWHKGTDLEKMKFDVEGLHAALVSLIGENCHVVSNSIVLENYLGLGALLHNRNALGFFKIRGKVSF; encoded by the exons CTCGCTAGATGAAGGCCCATCAGTAGATTTTGGTCGTGCGACTTTAGAAATTGCCAAAGAAAATGAAGCTTCTCACCAAAGTCAAGGAGAGACTTCCTCCAGAAATACTG CTCCAGAAATTACAAGTGCCAATAATGTGCCCGGAGTAGCGCAGACACCAAAAAATGTCACCACTCTACCATTCAAACGTCTTGATGCCCACacttttttctcagatagGAATGATGTTGTGGAAAGAGCTATTAAAGATTGTACTGATACTTTAACCAAAGATGTAGATGGAGAAATCATTGGCTGCTGGCTTTTGACACA GATCAGTCTCTGGGATACAGAAAAAGAAAGGCTTGTCTTATTGACACAAAATGCACTCTTCTCAGTTAAATATGACTTCATATCACTCAAGGCATTGGAATTTAGTAGAGTACCTTTGTCAGAGATCGATACAGTTGTAAATGGAGAACTTGTTTACCCACCAACATCACTTGTACC GCGATTAAATGGCTTAGCAGAGGGTGTATCGTCTATCTTTCATAACGCTGTTCGCCAACAGTGGTCATCCTTCACTGCACGCTCCAGTTTTGGGGAATTTGAGTCTAG AGGACGAAATATGGTTGGGTTACAACTTATGTGGAACAAAGGAAAGCCTTTACCTTTAGAAAAGAAATGGAACCcattcgttaaaaatattccgtGGCTTACATTTGCCAGCCATCCGTTATTCTGGCATAAGG GTACAGATCTGGAAAAAATGAAGTTTGATGTGGAGGGATTGCATGCGGCGCTAGTCAGTTTAATAGGAGAAAATTGTCATGTCGTTTCTAATTCAATCGTACTAGAAAATTATTTAGGTCTAGGAGCGCTGTTGCATAATAGAAATGCTCtaggattttttaaaattcgtgGCAAAGTTAGTTTTTAA